Proteins encoded by one window of Dryocola sp. LX212:
- a CDS encoding DUF2058 domain-containing protein, which yields MTKLTLQEQMLKAGLVTSKKMAKVQKTAKKSRVQAREAREAVEENKKAQLERDKELSEQQKQAALAKEFKAQVKQLIEMNRIVISRGDIGYNFTDNNLIKKVYVDKATQGQLINGRLAIARLSTDKNGDSEYAIIPASVADKIAQRDASSIVLNSALSTEEQDEEDPYADFKIPDDLMW from the coding sequence ATGACAAAACTCACCCTACAAGAGCAGATGCTGAAAGCTGGCTTAGTGACCAGCAAGAAAATGGCCAAAGTGCAAAAAACGGCCAAAAAATCACGCGTTCAGGCGCGCGAGGCAAGAGAGGCCGTGGAAGAGAATAAGAAGGCGCAGCTTGAGCGTGATAAAGAGTTAAGCGAGCAGCAAAAGCAGGCCGCGTTAGCCAAAGAATTTAAAGCTCAGGTTAAGCAATTAATTGAAATGAACAGAATCGTTATTTCTCGTGGCGATATCGGTTATAACTTCACGGACAATAATTTAATTAAAAAAGTCTATGTGGATAAAGCAACCCAGGGCCAACTGATTAATGGCCGTCTTGCCATTGCCCGCCTGTCTACAGATAAGAATGGCGACAGTGAATATGCGATTATCCCCGCAAGCGTAGCGGATAAAATTGCCCAGCGTGACGCGAGCAGTATCGTATTAAACAGTGCGCTAAGCACCGAAGAACAGGATGAAGAAGATCCGTACGCGGACTTTAAAATACCTGATGATTTGATGTGGTAA
- a CDS encoding DUF2442 domain-containing protein — MTISPKNVKFDEYNMWVELSDARTMGVPLAWFPKLMHASPDERNDFELSRRGIHWDSLNEDISIEGLLAGRGDVTFKPHSAA, encoded by the coding sequence ATGACTATTTCGCCTAAGAACGTAAAATTCGACGAATACAATATGTGGGTAGAGTTAAGCGATGCCCGTACGATGGGCGTACCGTTGGCATGGTTTCCGAAATTGATGCACGCCAGCCCTGATGAGCGAAACGACTTTGAGTTAAGCCGCCGTGGTATTCACTGGGATAGCCTCAATGAGGATATTTCTATTGAAGGACTCCTGGCCGGGCGTGGCGATGTGACATTCAAGCCACACAGCGCCGCATAA
- a CDS encoding SgcJ/EcaC family oxidoreductase: MHSHPVRQIVEACDRAITAKDYDSLMEHYAEDAALVVKPGMVANGKEAIRKAFIAIADYFQDQLSVEQGEMQIVEGGGNALVIMETRLRFPDGHGGTTETTRRATYVFRHEADGRWLCTVDNSYGTSLLDAQTA, from the coding sequence ATGCATTCACATCCAGTACGGCAGATCGTTGAAGCCTGTGACAGAGCCATCACCGCGAAAGACTATGACTCGCTGATGGAGCACTATGCGGAGGACGCCGCCCTGGTGGTTAAACCGGGCATGGTAGCCAACGGCAAAGAGGCTATCCGCAAAGCGTTTATCGCCATTGCCGATTACTTTCAGGACCAGCTGAGCGTGGAGCAGGGAGAGATGCAGATCGTCGAAGGCGGCGGAAACGCGCTGGTGATTATGGAAACGCGGCTTCGTTTCCCCGACGGCCACGGCGGCACGACGGAGACAACCCGTCGGGCAACCTATGTCTTTCGCCACGAGGCCGATGGCCGCTGGCTTTGCACCGTCGATAACTCATACGGTACTTCGCTGTTAGACGCGCAGACAGCCTGA
- the hsdR gene encoding EcoAI/FtnUII family type I restriction enzme subunit R codes for MAGVNKTHLTETDIITKFILPAVKDAGWNVMTQIRQEVKLRDGKVVVRGKLAARLTVKSADIVLYHKPGLPLAVIEAKANKHEMGKGMQQGLDYARLLDVPFVFASNGDGFIFHDKTNAVQLESEIKLEDFPGPERLWDKYCAWKGFTPEQMPVISQDYYDDNSGKSPRYYQLQAINKTIAAISGGQKRVLLVMATGTGKTYTAFQIIWRLWKAKNKKRILFLADRNILVDQTKTNDFQPFGSAMTKITGRTIDPAYEIQLALYQAITGPEEHQKAFKQVAPDFFDLIVIDECHRGSASEDSAWREILEYFSSATQIGLTATPKETEDVSSTDYFGEPVYTYSLKEGIEDGFLAPYKVVRVDIDVDLQGWRPTRGQVDKRGELIEDRIYNQKDFDRTMVIDERTLLVAQTITDYLKRTNPMDKTIVFCNDIDHADRMRRALVNLNPEQVKKNEKYVMKITGDDEIGKGQLDNFINPKKPYPVIATTSELMSTGVDAQTCKLVVLDQNIQSMTKFKQIIGRGTRINEKHGKLWFTILDFKKATELFADERFDGVPEKVIRTTAEEITDPDSDFDERLEDETPEGELPDVFAGADETPAAYDATSGVGAGAIEEDDENKIRKFHVNGVAVKVLAKRVQYYDADGKLVTESFQDYTRKTLLKDKDYASLDDFTRKWHSAARKQVIIAELQELGVLWDVLAEEVGKDLDPFDLLCHVVYGQPPLTRQERANNVRKRNYFTKYSAPAQNVLNTLLDKYADEGVQEIEDIQVLKLKPFDSLGRPLEIIKSSFGNKQAYEDAVFDLENEIYQLPPRSA; via the coding sequence ATGGCTGGCGTAAACAAAACGCACCTGACTGAAACGGACATCATCACCAAATTCATTCTGCCTGCGGTGAAAGACGCAGGCTGGAACGTGATGACGCAGATACGCCAGGAGGTAAAACTCCGTGATGGCAAAGTGGTGGTACGCGGCAAACTGGCGGCACGCCTGACGGTGAAATCAGCCGATATTGTGCTTTACCATAAGCCGGGGTTACCGCTTGCGGTTATAGAAGCAAAAGCCAATAAGCATGAGATGGGCAAAGGGATGCAGCAAGGGCTGGATTACGCGCGCTTGCTTGATGTGCCGTTTGTTTTTGCCTCCAACGGGGACGGCTTTATCTTTCACGATAAAACCAATGCTGTGCAGCTTGAATCTGAAATCAAGCTGGAAGATTTCCCCGGCCCCGAACGGCTGTGGGATAAATACTGCGCCTGGAAAGGTTTTACTCCCGAGCAAATGCCCGTCATCAGCCAGGATTACTACGATGACAACTCAGGAAAATCCCCGCGCTACTATCAGTTACAGGCAATCAATAAAACTATAGCGGCGATCTCTGGCGGGCAAAAACGCGTACTGCTGGTGATGGCGACCGGAACCGGGAAAACCTACACCGCTTTCCAGATTATCTGGCGTTTATGGAAAGCAAAAAACAAGAAACGCATTCTGTTCCTCGCTGACCGCAATATCCTGGTTGATCAAACTAAAACTAACGACTTCCAGCCTTTCGGCAGCGCGATGACAAAAATCACCGGGCGCACCATCGACCCGGCTTATGAAATCCAGCTGGCGCTCTACCAGGCGATCACCGGGCCAGAGGAACATCAGAAAGCCTTTAAACAAGTCGCGCCAGACTTCTTCGACCTGATTGTTATCGACGAATGCCACCGCGGCAGCGCGTCGGAAGACAGCGCCTGGCGTGAAATCCTTGAATACTTCAGCAGCGCCACGCAGATTGGTCTCACCGCGACGCCGAAAGAAACCGAGGACGTCTCCAGCACCGATTACTTTGGCGAACCGGTCTACACCTATTCGCTGAAAGAAGGTATTGAAGACGGCTTCCTCGCACCGTACAAAGTGGTGCGCGTGGACATTGATGTGGATTTGCAGGGCTGGCGGCCAACCAGAGGGCAGGTGGATAAGCGCGGCGAGCTGATTGAAGACCGTATTTACAACCAGAAAGATTTCGACCGCACAATGGTCATTGATGAGCGCACCCTGCTGGTGGCGCAAACCATCACCGACTATCTAAAACGCACCAACCCGATGGATAAAACCATCGTCTTTTGTAACGACATCGACCATGCCGACAGAATGCGCCGGGCGCTGGTCAACCTGAACCCGGAGCAGGTGAAGAAGAACGAAAAGTATGTGATGAAAATTACCGGCGATGACGAGATCGGCAAAGGGCAGCTGGATAACTTCATCAACCCGAAAAAGCCTTACCCGGTGATTGCCACCACGTCTGAACTGATGAGCACGGGCGTCGATGCCCAAACCTGCAAGCTGGTGGTGCTGGATCAAAACATCCAGTCGATGACCAAATTTAAGCAAATCATCGGGCGCGGAACGCGTATCAACGAAAAACACGGCAAGCTGTGGTTCACCATTCTCGACTTCAAAAAAGCCACCGAATTGTTTGCCGATGAACGCTTTGACGGCGTACCGGAAAAAGTGATCCGTACCACGGCAGAAGAGATTACCGACCCGGACTCTGATTTTGACGAGCGGCTGGAAGACGAAACGCCAGAGGGTGAATTGCCAGATGTGTTTGCAGGGGCAGACGAGACTCCCGCAGCTTACGATGCGACGTCAGGCGTTGGCGCCGGTGCTATCGAAGAAGACGACGAGAACAAAATCCGCAAATTCCACGTCAACGGCGTTGCGGTTAAAGTGCTGGCGAAACGCGTGCAGTATTACGATGCGGACGGCAAACTGGTCACAGAATCCTTCCAGGACTACACCCGCAAAACGTTGCTGAAAGATAAAGACTACGCATCGCTTGATGACTTCACCCGTAAATGGCACTCTGCCGCCCGCAAGCAGGTTATCATTGCGGAGCTGCAAGAGCTGGGCGTGCTTTGGGACGTGCTGGCCGAAGAGGTGGGTAAAGATCTCGACCCGTTCGATTTGCTTTGCCACGTGGTTTACGGCCAGCCGCCGCTAACGCGCCAGGAACGAGCCAACAACGTGCGTAAACGTAACTATTTCACCAAATATTCCGCGCCTGCGCAGAACGTGTTAAACACGCTTCTGGATAAATACGCCGACGAAGGCGTGCAGGAAATCGAGGATATCCAGGTGCTGAAGCTGAAACCGTTCGACTCGCTCGGTCGCCCGCTTGAAATTATCAAAAGCAGTTTTGGCAACAAGCAGGCTTACGAAGACGCCGTGTTTGACCTGGAAAACGAAATCTACCAGCTGCCGCCACGCTCCGCCTGA
- a CDS encoding DUF4160 domain-containing protein encodes MPVILRFKGYRFFFYSNEGDPREPAHIHVRGTDGEAKFWLTPEVLLARNDGFNARDLKELVGVVEENRKLLMEAWNDYFA; translated from the coding sequence ATGCCTGTCATACTAAGATTTAAGGGGTATCGGTTCTTTTTCTATTCGAATGAGGGTGACCCCCGCGAACCTGCACACATTCACGTTCGCGGCACTGATGGTGAGGCAAAATTTTGGCTAACACCTGAAGTGCTGCTGGCGCGTAACGATGGTTTTAATGCTCGCGATCTGAAAGAGCTGGTGGGCGTGGTTGAAGAAAATCGCAAACTACTAATGGAGGCGTGGAATGACTATTTCGCCTAA
- a CDS encoding formate/nitrite transporter family protein encodes MKEDKIDKSSDELEVESEEKSSGKEIDVDEDHLPSRAMAIHEHIRQDGEKELERDAMALLWSAIAAGLSMGASLLAKGVFHVHLEGVPGSFLLENLGYTFGFIIVIMARQQLFTENTVTAVLPVMQNPSASNFLLLLRLWGMVLLGNLIGTGLAAYAFEYMPIFDEKTRDAFVTIGMEVMHNTPGEMFANAMISGWIIATMVWMFPSAGSAKIVVIIIMTWLVGLGNLTHIVVGSVEILYLVFNGTLHWSDFFWPFALPTLAGNICGGTFIFALISHAQIRNDMSNKKKAEAKAKAKRKAEVENGEDEGKGSKRQA; translated from the coding sequence CTGAAGGAAGACAAAATCGATAAATCCAGCGACGAACTGGAGGTAGAGAGCGAAGAGAAGTCGAGCGGCAAAGAGATCGACGTGGACGAGGATCATCTGCCCTCTCGGGCGATGGCCATTCACGAGCACATCCGTCAGGACGGGGAGAAAGAGCTGGAGCGCGACGCCATGGCGTTGCTGTGGTCGGCCATTGCCGCAGGCCTGTCGATGGGGGCATCGTTGCTGGCAAAGGGCGTGTTTCACGTCCATCTGGAAGGCGTGCCGGGCAGCTTCCTGCTGGAGAACCTCGGCTATACCTTCGGGTTTATCATCGTGATTATGGCCCGCCAGCAGCTGTTTACCGAGAACACCGTCACGGCGGTGCTGCCCGTCATGCAAAATCCCAGCGCCAGCAACTTCCTGCTGCTGCTACGTTTATGGGGCATGGTGCTGCTGGGCAACTTGATAGGCACCGGGCTTGCGGCATACGCCTTTGAATACATGCCCATTTTCGATGAAAAAACCCGGGACGCGTTTGTGACCATCGGCATGGAAGTGATGCACAACACGCCGGGAGAGATGTTTGCCAACGCCATGATTTCCGGCTGGATCATCGCCACCATGGTCTGGATGTTCCCCTCTGCAGGCTCGGCCAAAATAGTGGTGATTATCATCATGACGTGGCTGGTGGGGCTGGGCAATTTAACGCATATCGTCGTCGGCTCCGTAGAGATCCTCTACCTGGTCTTTAACGGCACTCTCCACTGGAGCGACTTCTTCTGGCCCTTCGCCCTGCCGACCCTTGCGGGCAACATCTGCGGCGGCACGTTTATTTTCGCACTGATCAGCCACGCACAAATCCGCAACGATATGAGCAACAAGAAGAAGGCCGAAGCAAAAGCCAAAGCGAAGCGCAAAGCGGAAGTGGAGAACGGCGAGGACGAAGGGAAAGGCAGCAAACGGCAGGCGTAA
- a CDS encoding RluA family pseudouridine synthase, with product MSTIIDTFIAPPCHDEIEILCQDEHLVLINKPAGLLSLSGKNPQNLDSVHHRLVKIFPGCTLVHRLDFGTSGLMVVARNKSVNAALCHQFSQRTVSKVYSALLCGHLDKDEGVIDAPIAKDPALFPLMSICAVNGKPARSRYRVVERFYRDLLPLTRVELTPETGRTHQLRIHSQQLGHPILGCDLYGGLLQPGTEHAPRLMLHASELHFIHPASEKPVHARHASPF from the coding sequence ATGTCTACGATTATCGATACTTTTATTGCCCCGCCGTGCCATGACGAGATCGAGATCCTCTGTCAGGACGAGCACCTGGTGCTTATTAACAAACCCGCCGGGCTGCTGAGCCTGTCGGGGAAAAATCCGCAGAATCTCGATTCCGTACATCACCGGCTGGTAAAGATCTTCCCCGGCTGTACCCTGGTCCACCGGCTTGATTTCGGCACTTCCGGGCTGATGGTGGTTGCCCGCAACAAGTCTGTTAACGCCGCGCTTTGCCACCAGTTCAGCCAGCGCACCGTCAGTAAGGTTTACAGCGCGCTGCTTTGCGGGCACCTGGACAAAGACGAAGGAGTGATAGACGCGCCCATAGCCAAAGATCCGGCGCTGTTCCCGTTAATGTCGATTTGCGCGGTCAACGGCAAGCCCGCTCGCTCCCGCTATCGGGTTGTTGAGCGCTTCTACCGCGATTTGCTGCCGCTAACGCGGGTCGAGCTGACGCCGGAGACCGGACGTACGCACCAGCTGCGCATTCACAGCCAGCAGCTGGGCCATCCTATTCTGGGCTGCGATCTCTACGGCGGGCTGCTCCAACCGGGCACGGAACACGCACCGCGCCTGATGCTGCATGCCAGCGAGCTCCACTTTATTCATCCCGCCAGCGAAAAGCCAGTACATGCCCGTCATGCCAGTCCTTTCTGA
- a CDS encoding DUF2534 family protein: MLKIFKTREGKKFLIAVAIVFIIVFSAVSSVTFEGVEEQYNMPMEQWSASLFIIQGAWVAIYSIMFTIIGSSPFAFYFLVPKDGRG, encoded by the coding sequence ATGTTGAAGATATTCAAAACTCGCGAAGGGAAAAAATTCCTGATTGCAGTAGCTATTGTTTTTATAATTGTTTTTTCGGCCGTCTCAAGCGTGACCTTCGAAGGCGTTGAGGAGCAGTATAATATGCCAATGGAACAATGGAGTGCATCACTCTTCATCATTCAAGGCGCGTGGGTTGCCATTTACAGTATTATGTTCACAATCATTGGCTCATCACCTTTCGCTTTTTATTTTCTGGTTCCCAAAGATGGGCGAGGTTAA
- a CDS encoding restriction endonuclease subunit S, translating to MAVEQLITQHIDTWTSALQTRSTAGRGSNGKIDLYGIKKLRELILELAVRGKLVPQDPNDEPASELLKRIAAEKAELVKQGKIKKQKPLPEISEDEKPFELPQGWAWVRLGNVGMCSTGKTPSTSVSSHFNGNIPFVGPGQITQCGEITQGDKFLSEDGMLNSTEANNGDVFTVCIGGSIGKSAVVSERVAFNQQINSIRPVLVDSKYLYFSISTTLFISSMITASTGSATPIINRGKWESLLIPCAPVTEQHSIVAKVNELMALCDQLEQQSLIILEAHQQLVETLLATLTVSQNAEELAEHWARISQHFDTLFTTEASIDALKQTILQLAVMGKLVPQDPSDEPASELLKRIEQEKAQLVKEGKIKKQKPLPPVSDEEKPFVLPPGWEWCRIGDIIENMDAGWSPACLPEPSPNENVWGILKTTAVQTLEYREQENKTLPNSKQPRAQYEVKTGDILITRAGPKNRVGISCVVEKTRKRLMISDKIIRFHLISKDISAKYISLCLNCGVTAEYLESSKSGMAESQMNISQDNLKFAPVALPPTKTQLKVILTVEAFFSTCDSLKSRLQSAQQTQLHLADALTDAALS from the coding sequence ATGGCCGTTGAACAACTGATCACCCAACATATCGATACCTGGACTTCCGCCCTGCAAACCCGCTCAACCGCCGGGCGCGGCAGCAACGGTAAAATCGATCTCTACGGCATTAAGAAACTGCGCGAGCTGATTCTGGAGCTGGCGGTGCGCGGCAAGCTGGTGCCGCAGGATCCGAATGATGAACCGGCTTCTGAGTTGTTAAAGCGTATTGCCGCTGAAAAAGCCGAGCTGGTGAAACAGGGAAAAATTAAAAAGCAAAAGCCGCTACCTGAAATTAGCGAGGATGAGAAGCCTTTTGAGCTGCCGCAGGGGTGGGCGTGGGTAAGACTGGGTAATGTTGGTATGTGCTCAACTGGAAAAACACCAAGCACATCAGTCTCCAGTCATTTTAACGGAAATATTCCCTTTGTTGGTCCTGGGCAAATAACTCAATGTGGTGAGATTACTCAAGGAGATAAATTTCTTTCTGAAGATGGCATGTTGAATAGCACAGAGGCTAATAATGGGGATGTTTTCACTGTTTGCATTGGTGGTTCTATTGGTAAATCAGCAGTAGTCAGTGAGCGAGTAGCATTTAATCAACAAATTAACTCTATAAGACCAGTGTTAGTAGATAGTAAATATCTATATTTCTCTATTTCAACAACACTTTTTATTAGTTCAATGATCACAGCATCTACAGGTTCAGCAACGCCAATAATAAATAGAGGCAAATGGGAGAGCTTGTTAATACCGTGTGCACCAGTCACAGAACAACACAGTATCGTCGCCAAAGTTAATGAACTAATGGCTCTCTGTGACCAACTTGAACAACAATCTTTAATTATTTTGGAGGCACACCAGCAACTGGTTGAAACCCTGCTGGCAACGCTGACCGTTAGCCAAAATGCCGAAGAACTCGCCGAACACTGGGCGCGAATCAGCCAGCATTTCGACACGCTGTTTACCACCGAAGCGAGCATTGATGCGCTTAAGCAAACCATTCTGCAACTGGCGGTAATGGGTAAACTGGTGCCGCAGGATCCTAGTGATGAGCCTGCATCTGAGCTGCTTAAACGTATTGAGCAGGAAAAAGCGCAACTGGTGAAAGAAGGCAAAATTAAAAAACAAAAACCTTTGCCGCCAGTGAGTGATGAAGAAAAACCTTTTGTTTTACCGCCGGGGTGGGAGTGGTGTCGTATTGGTGACATTATTGAAAATATGGATGCAGGTTGGAGTCCTGCATGTTTACCTGAACCATCTCCAAATGAAAATGTCTGGGGCATACTAAAAACCACCGCAGTACAAACATTAGAGTATAGAGAGCAGGAAAATAAAACCTTACCAAATAGCAAGCAACCACGGGCACAATATGAAGTAAAAACTGGTGACATTTTGATAACAAGAGCTGGGCCAAAGAATCGAGTTGGTATTTCTTGTGTGGTTGAAAAAACGAGAAAGAGATTAATGATATCCGATAAGATAATTAGGTTTCATTTGATTTCAAAGGATATATCAGCAAAATATATTTCTTTGTGCCTTAATTGTGGTGTGACCGCGGAGTATCTGGAATCATCTAAATCAGGTATGGCTGAAAGCCAGATGAATATTTCCCAAGATAATTTAAAATTTGCTCCCGTTGCGCTTCCTCCTACTAAAACTCAACTAAAAGTAATTTTGACGGTTGAGGCATTTTTCAGCACCTGCGATTCCCTCAAGTCCCGCCTGCAATCCGCCCAGCAAACCCAGCTCCACCTGGCGGACGCACTGACTGACGCTGCATTAAGCTAA
- a CDS encoding N-6 DNA methylase produces MSISSVIKSLQDIMRKDAGVDGDAQRLGQLSWLLFLKIFDTQEEELELEQDDYQLPIPERYLWRTWAANSEGITGDELLEFVNDDLFPTLKSMIAPIDKNPRGFVVKQAFSDAYNYMKNGTLLRQVINKLNEIDFSSSSERHLFGDIYEQILRDLQNAGNAGEFYTPRAVTRFMVNRIDPKLGESIMDPACGTGGFLACSFDHVKEHYVNTTEDHKTLQKQIFGVEKKQLPHLLCTTNMLLHGIEVPVQIRHDNTLNKPLSSWDEQLDVIVTNPPFGGTEEDGIEKNFPAEMQTRETADLFLQLIIEVLADKGRAAVVLPDGTLFGEGVKTKIKKLLTEECNLHTIVRLPNGVFNPYTGIKTNILFFTKGQPTKEIWFYEHPYPAGVKNYSKTKPMKFEEFQTEIDWWGSEADGFASREANNQAWKVSIDEVIARNFNLDIKNPYQGETISHDPEELLAQYQTQQAEISKLRSQLRDILGAALAGNKGAN; encoded by the coding sequence ATGTCGATTAGCTCAGTCATAAAATCCCTCCAGGACATCATGCGCAAAGACGCAGGCGTGGACGGCGACGCCCAACGCCTGGGCCAGCTTTCCTGGCTGCTGTTCCTGAAAATTTTTGACACCCAGGAAGAAGAGCTTGAACTGGAGCAGGATGACTACCAGCTGCCGATCCCTGAACGCTACCTGTGGCGCACCTGGGCGGCAAACAGCGAAGGGATCACCGGCGACGAGCTGCTGGAATTTGTGAATGACGACCTGTTCCCAACCCTGAAAAGCATGATTGCGCCAATCGATAAAAACCCGCGCGGTTTTGTGGTCAAACAAGCGTTCAGCGATGCCTATAACTACATGAAGAACGGCACGCTGCTGCGCCAGGTCATTAATAAACTTAATGAAATCGACTTCAGCAGCAGTTCCGAACGCCACCTGTTTGGTGACATCTACGAACAAATCCTGCGCGACCTGCAAAACGCGGGCAATGCGGGCGAGTTCTATACCCCGCGTGCGGTGACGCGCTTTATGGTCAACCGCATCGACCCGAAGCTGGGCGAGTCGATTATGGACCCGGCCTGCGGTACCGGCGGTTTCCTGGCGTGTTCGTTTGACCATGTGAAAGAACATTACGTTAACACCACCGAAGACCATAAAACCCTGCAAAAGCAGATTTTCGGCGTGGAGAAAAAGCAGCTCCCGCACCTGCTGTGTACCACCAATATGCTGCTGCACGGCATTGAAGTCCCGGTGCAAATCCGCCACGACAACACGCTTAACAAGCCGCTTTCCTCGTGGGATGAGCAGCTTGACGTGATCGTCACCAACCCGCCGTTTGGCGGCACCGAAGAAGACGGCATCGAGAAAAACTTCCCGGCAGAAATGCAGACCCGCGAAACCGCCGATCTGTTCCTGCAGCTGATTATTGAAGTGCTGGCCGATAAAGGCCGTGCGGCGGTGGTATTGCCGGACGGCACGCTGTTTGGCGAAGGCGTGAAAACCAAAATCAAAAAGCTGCTCACCGAAGAGTGCAACCTGCACACCATCGTGCGCCTGCCGAACGGCGTGTTTAACCCGTATACAGGCATCAAAACCAATATTCTGTTCTTCACCAAAGGCCAGCCGACCAAAGAGATCTGGTTCTACGAGCATCCGTACCCGGCTGGCGTAAAGAACTACAGCAAAACCAAACCGATGAAGTTTGAAGAGTTCCAGACCGAGATCGACTGGTGGGGCAGTGAAGCAGACGGTTTTGCCAGCCGCGAAGCGAACAACCAGGCGTGGAAAGTCAGTATCGATGAAGTGATTGCCCGCAACTTCAACCTCGACATCAAAAACCCGTACCAGGGCGAAACCATCAGCCACGATCCGGAAGAGCTGCTGGCGCAGTACCAGACGCAGCAGGCGGAAATCAGCAAGCTGCGCAGCCAGCTGCGCGATATTCTCGGTGCCGCGCTGGCGGGCAACAAGGGGGCGAACTGA
- the fos gene encoding fosfomycin resistance glutathione transferase, producing the protein MLSGLNHITIAVSDVTRSFDFYVNTLGFVPKARWASGAYLCLGSLWLCLSADAVAPQEDYTHYAFSIRSEDFDAFAAQLKSSGVKEWKTNKSEGKSLYFLDPDGHKLEIHDGDMESRLNACMRQPYEKMEFF; encoded by the coding sequence ATGCTGAGCGGTCTAAATCACATAACCATTGCCGTAAGTGATGTTACGAGAAGCTTTGACTTTTATGTCAACACGCTTGGTTTTGTCCCTAAGGCCAGATGGGCCAGCGGGGCTTATCTTTGTCTTGGTAGCCTGTGGCTGTGCCTTTCCGCTGACGCGGTGGCCCCTCAGGAAGATTACACTCACTACGCATTCAGCATCCGCAGCGAAGACTTCGATGCGTTTGCTGCTCAGCTGAAGTCATCGGGCGTTAAAGAGTGGAAAACAAATAAGAGTGAAGGAAAATCTCTCTACTTCCTTGACCCTGATGGGCACAAGCTGGAAATACATGACGGCGATATGGAGAGCCGCCTCAACGCCTGCATGAGGCAGCCTTATGAAAAAATGGAATTTTTCTGA
- a CDS encoding MBL fold metallo-hydrolase — protein sequence MIALCKACGTSYDVSGSPPERCKICEDERQYVPAAGQKWVDFDTLIATHSNKWRQHEADLLSIRTVPDFAINQRAFIVRTPEGNILWDCIATFDEATRTLVSALGGLKAIAISHPHYYTTMQDWAEAFDAPIYLHTSDREWIMRDSPHVTLWEGDTLKLTSDVTLMRLGGHFAGGSVLHWQQGEGVLLSGDILQVTPGADAVSFMWSYPNMLPLAAETVRDMTRRLSGVKFKKLYGAFEGKDIKERADEIVQRSGERYVRCLG from the coding sequence ATGATCGCATTATGCAAAGCCTGCGGAACTTCTTACGACGTCAGCGGCTCCCCTCCCGAACGCTGCAAGATCTGCGAAGATGAGCGTCAGTATGTGCCAGCCGCGGGGCAGAAATGGGTGGATTTCGATACCCTGATTGCAACCCATAGCAATAAGTGGAGGCAGCACGAGGCTGACCTCCTCAGCATCCGCACCGTCCCAGATTTTGCCATTAACCAGCGGGCTTTTATCGTACGAACCCCGGAAGGCAATATTCTTTGGGACTGTATCGCCACCTTCGACGAAGCCACCAGAACGCTGGTATCCGCCCTCGGTGGGCTGAAAGCCATCGCCATCTCGCATCCTCATTACTACACCACCATGCAGGATTGGGCCGAAGCGTTTGACGCCCCGATTTATCTTCATACCAGCGACCGGGAGTGGATCATGCGTGACAGCCCTCACGTTACCCTCTGGGAAGGAGACACCCTTAAGCTGACCAGCGATGTCACCCTGATGCGCCTCGGCGGCCACTTCGCGGGCGGCAGCGTACTCCACTGGCAGCAGGGTGAAGGAGTGCTGCTGTCAGGGGATATCCTTCAGGTAACGCCGGGCGCGGACGCCGTCTCCTTTATGTGGAGTTACCCAAATATGCTGCCGCTTGCAGCAGAGACGGTTCGTGATATGACGCGTCGCCTGAGCGGCGTGAAGTTTAAGAAACTCTACGGCGCGTTCGAAGGCAAGGACATAAAGGAGAGGGCGGACGAAATCGTGCAGCGCTCCGGGGAGAGGTATGTACGATGTCTGGGTTGA